A window of the Danio aesculapii chromosome 10, fDanAes4.1, whole genome shotgun sequence genome harbors these coding sequences:
- the LOC130235950 gene encoding trace amine-associated receptor 13c-like, with the protein MAYETADQETQYCFPHINSSCVKERRSKHEYNIIYLLVSLLSAWTVFLNLLVIISISHFKKLHTPTNMIILSLAVADLLTGLIVIPIEGIKQTETCWYFGDTLCGLYVITVRLLLSASLSNIVLIALDRYFAVCHPLLYPQKITTTKTLISICMCWLCCSVYNIEYVISNGYFKISHKTLCYGQCTVMFSPAWRLADLIFSFLLPCTVIITVYLRIFYIVQFQVKVINSLMKGGKCAVEGSTKRKSESKAALTLGIIVTVYLFCWIPFYICSLTKMTAITTTTMTFLTWTLFVSCGLNPLVYALFYRWFKISVKCIITLRILQPASSLMDIFN; encoded by the coding sequence ACTCAATACTGCTTTCCTCACATCAACTCATCATGTGTCAAGGAGAGACGCTCCAAACATGAATACAATATAATTTACCTGTTAGTATCACTGCTGTCAGCATGGACTGTGTTTCTAAACCTGCTggtgatcatctccatctctcacttcaaGAAGCTTCACACTCCAACCAACATGATTATTCTCTCTCTGGCTGTGGCTGATCTGCTTACTGGGCTTATTGTGATACCAATTGAGGGCATCAAACAAACCGAGACATGTTGGTACTTTGGAGACACCTTGTGTGGACTCTATGTAATCACTGTTAGGCTGCTGCTCTCTGCATCTCTGAGCAATATTGTTTTAATTGCTCTTGATCGTTATTTTGCTGTGTGTCACCCTTTACTGTACCCACAAAAAATAACTACAACTAAAACTTTGATAAGCATCTGTATGTGCTGGCTTTGCTGTTCAGTTTACAACATTGAATATGTAATTAGTAATGGCTATTTTAAAATCTCACACAAAACCCTGTGTTATGGACAGTGCACTGTTATGTTCAGCCCTGCTTGGAGATTAGCTGATTTAATATTTTCCTTCCTACTTCCTTGTACTGTGATTATAACTGTGTATCTGAGGATATTTTACATTGTACAATTTCAAGTAAAAGTGATAAACTCTCTGATGAAGGGTGGTAAATGTGCAGTAGAGGGTTCAACAAAGAGGAAATCTGAAAGCAAAGCTGCTCTGACATTAGGAATCATTGTGACAGTTTATCTGTTTTGCTGGATCCCTTTCTACATCTGTTCTCTAACAAAAATGACAGCAAtcactactactacaatgacatTTTTAACATGGACTTTGTTTGTTAGCTGTGGTTTAAACCCTCTAGTCTATGCTTTATTTTACAGATGGTTTAAAATATCAGTTAAATGCATTATAACTCTACGAATACTTCAGCCAGCATCCTCTCTCATGGATATTTTTAACTGA